From the genome of Reinekea thalattae:
ATACCGGCCAAAAACAACGCCTCATTGGCGTATATGTTACCGACGCCAACCACCATTTTGGCATCCATTATCAAAGTTTTAATCTTGGTTTTACGTTTGCGACTGCATTGATACAGGTAATCACTGGTAAAGGCATCGGTTAAGGGTTCAGGGCCCAAATGCGTAATCAACGCGTGCTGTTCAACCGGCTCAACGGTATGCATAAAGGCGCCAAAGCGGCGAGGATCATGATAACGCAGACGGGTGCCGTTACTCAGTTCAATATCGAAATGATCATGCTTGTTAGGCGTCGGGTCATCAAACAGTACGCGCAAATTGCCCGACATGCCCAAGTGAATCAGCAGTGCGCCTGAATCCAAGTTTAAAATTAAATACTTAGAGCGGCGCTCAACCGAATGGATGGTTTGGTCTTGCGCCCAAGCCGCCAGCGACTCTTCTATCGGCCACCTTAAGCGGAAATCACGAATGCTGACACGAGAGATCTGTTGACCTTCAATGTGCGGTGCAATGCCACGCTTGGTAGTTTCGACTTCTGGCAGTTCGGGCATTTCAATACCACCTATAACGATCTATTGAGACTATCTATTGAGCTTGCTAGTAAACTTATTGCAGAACAGGTCACTGATTGAAAAAAGGCCCATAAAGGGCCAATGGCTAAAAACACATCAAATACTATCGCTAAGAACACATCAAATACTGACGTTAGCGCTCAGTGCTACTAGAGCACTGAAATATCAGCCACCTGCATAAACAGATTGCGCAGCTTAGCCAATAACGCCAAACGGTTCTGACGCACTTTCGGATCGTCAGCATTAACCATGACGTCATCAAAGAAGCGATCAACTACGTCTCGCAAGCTAGCAAGCTCGGTTAACGCGGCAGTATAGTTGGCTGCCTGAACCGACTCGGTGACAACCTGGCTGACGTTTTCTAGCGCGGCAAACAATTCCGTTTCAGCCGACTCAGCAAAGAGTGCTGAATCAACTTCGGTGCTGATATCGTCTTCTGCCTTCGCCAAGATATTCGACACCCGCTTATTCGCAGCGGCCAAGGCAGACGCCTGCTCAAGCTGGCTAAATTGCGCCACGGCACGCACACGTCGGTCGATATCCAGAGGCTTGGTCAAATTTAACGCTCGCACCGACTGGAAAATTTCAGCACGGAAACCAGCATCGGCGTACCAAGCGCTGAAGCGGTCTAATGCATATTGCACAACCTCATTAACAACCTGATCTTGTTTCGCCAAAGCCTTATGTTGACCAGCGGCAAAACCCACCAGCTCGGCCAAATCTAAATCCAATTCACGCTCAACAATAATACGTAGCACACCTAATGCTGCACGACGTAATGCGAACGGGTCTTTGGTTCCTGTTGGCGGCTGGCCAATACCAAACAGGCCAGATAGATTATCGAGCCGATCGGCCAGCGCAACGGCCATGCCTTCTTTGCTTTCTGGCAATGAATCACCAGCACCTGCTGGCTTATATTGCTCCAAAATAGCCTGTGCCACGGCAGCATCTTCACCGTCAGCCAAGGCATAGTAACGCCCAGCAATACCCTGAAGGTCGGTAAATTCAAACACCATATCAGTGACAAGATCGGCCTTAGCCAAATAGGCTGCGCGCTCGGTATTTTGTTTCGACGCTGAAATTTGTTCTGCGATGTGGCCAGCGATCGATTGGATGCGCAAGACTTTATCGTAAACACTGCCCAACTCTTGTTGGAACATGACTGTTTTGAGCTTTTCAACTCGATCAGCCAACGGTGTTTTCTTATCGGTTTCCCAGAAGAAGGCGGCATCGGCCAAGCGTGGGCGAATCACCTTTTCATTACCTTCAATAACAATCTCAGGCTGCTTACTTTCGATATTACTGATAAAAACAAAGTAAGGTTGAATAGCGCCTTCGGCGTTAACCGTAGGGAAATATTTTTGATGCTCTTCCATCGAAGACATCAAGGCTTCTGCTGGCACGTCTAAGAAGCGCTCTTCATAACTGCCGACCAAAGCCACTGGCCATTCGTTTAGAGCCGTCACTTCATCTAATAAGTCATCGTTAATAACAGCAACCACGCCTTTAGTTTGCGCTGCGGCTTTGGCATCGGCCGCAATTTTTTGCTGACGCTTTTCGAACGAGGCCATAACAAAGCCTTGGTTCAGCAAGGTGTTTTCATAGTCCGATGCTTTATTAATCACAATTTCTTTCGGCGCATGAAAACGATGGCCACGAGTAACGTTTGCAGACGAAACACCATAAAAAGTCGCTGGCACGACCTCTTCACCTAACAGCATTAACAACCATTTCACCGGACGAACAAATTCGTCACGGCGCGCACCCCAACGCATACGCTTAGGAATTGGTAAGCTATCTAAGGTTTCTTGCACAATGGTTGGCAATAACGCCTTGGTTGCTTGGCCAGGCTTAGTGCCGCGATACATCAGCCAAGGGCCTTTTTTGGTTTCGACCTGTTCTAGATCGCTAACTTCAACACCGCAAGAGCGGGCAAAGCCTTCAACTGCTTTAGTGGGCTTGCCATCGGCATCGAAAGCCACCGCAACCGCAGGGCCACGGCGCTCAATCTGCTCATCGGGTTGTTGTAAATCTAGGTTGCTGAGCGTCAGCGCTAAACGACGCGGCGCAGCAAAGCGCTCACTGGCGTCAAACGATAAACCGGCA
Proteins encoded in this window:
- the mutM gene encoding bifunctional DNA-formamidopyrimidine glycosylase/DNA-(apurinic or apyrimidinic site) lyase, with translation MPELPEVETTKRGIAPHIEGQQISRVSIRDFRLRWPIEESLAAWAQDQTIHSVERRSKYLILNLDSGALLIHLGMSGNLRVLFDDPTPNKHDHFDIELSNGTRLRYHDPRRFGAFMHTVEPVEQHALITHLGPEPLTDAFTSDYLYQCSRKRKTKIKTLIMDAKMVVGVGNIYANEALFLAGIYPHKQAGRLTKAEAVALAESIKQVLAKAIEQGGTTLKDFVGGDGKPGYFAQSLNVYGRAGLPCLVCGTLIKEMRTANRSTCYCTQCQPS
- the glyS gene encoding glycine--tRNA ligase subunit beta produces the protein MSKADFLIELGTEELPPKALRSLQDAFADGIIERLTAAGLSFDASERFAAPRRLALTLSNLDLQQPDEQIERRGPAVAVAFDADGKPTKAVEGFARSCGVEVSDLEQVETKKGPWLMYRGTKPGQATKALLPTIVQETLDSLPIPKRMRWGARRDEFVRPVKWLLMLLGEEVVPATFYGVSSANVTRGHRFHAPKEIVINKASDYENTLLNQGFVMASFEKRQQKIAADAKAAAQTKGVVAVINDDLLDEVTALNEWPVALVGSYEERFLDVPAEALMSSMEEHQKYFPTVNAEGAIQPYFVFISNIESKQPEIVIEGNEKVIRPRLADAAFFWETDKKTPLADRVEKLKTVMFQQELGSVYDKVLRIQSIAGHIAEQISASKQNTERAAYLAKADLVTDMVFEFTDLQGIAGRYYALADGEDAAVAQAILEQYKPAGAGDSLPESKEGMAVALADRLDNLSGLFGIGQPPTGTKDPFALRRAALGVLRIIVERELDLDLAELVGFAAGQHKALAKQDQVVNEVVQYALDRFSAWYADAGFRAEIFQSVRALNLTKPLDIDRRVRAVAQFSQLEQASALAAANKRVSNILAKAEDDISTEVDSALFAESAETELFAALENVSQVVTESVQAANYTAALTELASLRDVVDRFFDDVMVNADDPKVRQNRLALLAKLRNLFMQVADISVL